In a single window of the Micrococcaceae bacterium Sec5.7 genome:
- a CDS encoding glucose-6-phosphate dehydrogenase: MVTSQTTVKTLLILGASGDLTGRLLLPGLARLVAKGRAAGLKLVGAGSDAWAPEQWQDRVHTAFADAAGSSDAAGKRALKAIEKTTAYHRLDVTADGPLASLLAELDGPVAVYFALPPHVSQLACGVLTPAQVPAGTRLVMEKPFGSSEESARELNRTLASLVPEDHIHRVDHFLGKATVLNILGLRFANNFLEPVWNREHIEKVEIIFDEDLALEGRARYYDGAGALRDMIQSHLLQIMALMAIEAPASIGERDLRDAVSAVLRASSINAPYAKSTRRARYAAGSIAGREVPDYAGEDGVDAAKNTETLAEVRVEIDNWRWKGVPFILRSGKALGTTRKEAVVTFRRVPHLPRGFSGVDSPNQLRIGFGPDTLQLDVDVNGPGNIFRLDRTTLNAELNASELLPYGEVLEGVLTGDPLLSVRGDTAEDCWRIVEPVLKAWSRGTVPLEEYDAGASGPGGWSSSAVRASIAPGG, encoded by the coding sequence ATGGTGACGAGCCAAACAACTGTGAAAACACTGCTCATCCTCGGAGCTTCAGGCGATCTCACCGGCCGATTGCTGCTGCCAGGACTGGCCAGGCTCGTGGCCAAGGGACGCGCCGCAGGGCTGAAACTGGTGGGCGCCGGCTCCGACGCCTGGGCGCCTGAACAGTGGCAGGACCGTGTACACACCGCGTTCGCCGATGCCGCCGGTTCCTCGGATGCCGCCGGAAAAAGGGCCCTGAAAGCCATCGAAAAAACCACGGCCTACCACCGGCTCGATGTCACGGCGGACGGCCCCCTGGCGTCTTTGCTGGCGGAACTCGACGGCCCCGTGGCGGTCTACTTTGCGCTGCCTCCGCATGTCAGCCAGCTGGCCTGCGGGGTGCTCACCCCGGCCCAGGTCCCGGCGGGAACGCGTCTGGTGATGGAGAAGCCTTTCGGTTCCAGCGAGGAATCCGCGCGTGAGCTCAACCGGACGCTGGCATCGCTGGTTCCCGAAGACCACATCCACCGGGTGGACCACTTCCTGGGCAAGGCCACCGTGCTGAACATACTGGGGCTGCGCTTCGCCAACAATTTCCTGGAGCCGGTGTGGAACCGCGAACACATCGAGAAGGTGGAAATCATCTTCGATGAGGATCTGGCCCTGGAAGGACGCGCACGCTACTACGACGGCGCCGGTGCCCTCCGCGACATGATCCAAAGCCACCTGCTGCAGATCATGGCCCTGATGGCCATCGAAGCACCGGCGAGCATCGGCGAGCGCGATCTCCGCGACGCCGTGTCCGCCGTACTCCGCGCCAGCAGCATCAATGCGCCATACGCGAAGTCCACCCGCCGGGCACGCTACGCGGCCGGAAGCATTGCCGGCAGGGAAGTTCCGGACTATGCCGGGGAAGACGGCGTGGACGCCGCAAAGAACACTGAAACCCTCGCCGAGGTCCGGGTGGAGATCGACAACTGGCGGTGGAAGGGGGTCCCCTTCATCCTGCGTTCCGGCAAGGCGCTGGGCACCACGCGGAAGGAAGCCGTGGTCACCTTCCGGCGGGTCCCGCACCTGCCCAGGGGCTTCTCCGGCGTGGACTCCCCCAACCAGCTACGGATCGGTTTCGGACCGGACACCCTGCAGCTCGACGTCGATGTGAACGGCCCCGGCAACATCTTCAGGCTGGACCGCACCACGCTGAATGCCGAACTCAACGCCTCCGAGCTGCTCCCCTACGGCGAGGTCCTGGAAGGCGTACTCACCGGCGACCCGTTGCTTTCCGTGCGAGGCGACACAGCCGAGGACTGCTGGCGGATTGTTGAGCCGGTCCTCAAGGCCTGGTCCCGGGGCACCGTTCCGTTGGAAGAGTACGACGCCGGCGCTTCAGGCCCCGGCGGCTGGTCATCTTCCGCTGTACGGGCTTCCATTGCGCCGGGTGGCTGA
- a CDS encoding P-II family nitrogen regulator has protein sequence MKLITAIVRPEKLDAIREGLEAYGVQGLTVSAASGYGRQRGYTEVYRGAEYNVDLLPKIRVEVLATDEQADDILDVIIASSNTGRAGDGKVWTMDVFEAVRVRTGERGVAAI, from the coding sequence ATGAAACTGATCACAGCAATCGTCCGTCCGGAGAAACTCGATGCCATTCGGGAAGGGCTGGAGGCCTACGGTGTGCAGGGCCTGACGGTCAGTGCAGCCAGCGGCTACGGCCGGCAGCGCGGCTACACCGAGGTGTACCGCGGGGCCGAGTACAACGTGGACCTCCTGCCCAAGATCCGGGTAGAGGTACTGGCCACCGACGAACAGGCGGACGACATCCTGGATGTCATCATCGCCAGTTCAAACACCGGCAGGGCCGGCGACGGCAAGGTCTGGACGATGGATGTGTTCGAGGCTGTGAGGGTGAGGACAGGCGAACGCGGCGTAGCCGCCATCTAG
- a CDS encoding ammonium transporter translates to MELTAGLVWLLVASALVLFMTPGLAFFYGGMTRAKSALNMMMMSFVAIGTVGIMWVLWGASMATSNEDNFFQIFANPFSHFGLHNFTDPADLLKVGYAATFAIITVALISGAVADRAKFSAWVIFTPIWATLVYAPLAFMVWGGGLFSKDGWFGQTFAPVIDFAGGTVVHINAGVAGLILVLIIGNRKGFGKDPNHRPHNVPFVMLGAAILWFGWFGFNAGAAATVEQAGLIWINTLAAPAAAMLGWLAVERFRDGHPTSLGAASGVVAGLVAITPACANVSPLGAIALGVVAGVASALAVGLKFKFGYDDSLDVVGVHLVSGVVGTVAIGFLATPTQGTAGLFYGGGTSQLVAQALAALLSIIFTAVMTFIIAFPIHKTMGFRVSQEQEVVGVDLSLHAETAYEFGVGGHGGSFQPLHELITGKPQGEDAGAAAGAPANTAATADVTSNGKKTAAAGKESVGA, encoded by the coding sequence ATGGAACTCACCGCAGGTCTCGTTTGGCTCCTGGTCGCTTCAGCACTAGTGCTGTTCATGACCCCGGGCCTGGCATTCTTCTACGGCGGCATGACCCGCGCCAAGTCGGCTTTGAACATGATGATGATGAGCTTCGTCGCCATTGGAACCGTCGGCATCATGTGGGTCCTGTGGGGCGCTTCGATGGCTACGAGCAACGAAGACAACTTCTTCCAGATCTTCGCTAACCCGTTCAGCCACTTCGGGCTGCACAACTTCACCGACCCCGCGGATCTGCTCAAGGTAGGCTACGCAGCCACCTTCGCCATCATCACCGTGGCCCTGATCTCCGGAGCTGTCGCCGATCGCGCGAAATTCTCGGCATGGGTCATCTTCACTCCCATCTGGGCCACCCTCGTTTACGCGCCGCTGGCCTTCATGGTCTGGGGTGGCGGGCTCTTCTCCAAGGACGGCTGGTTCGGCCAGACGTTCGCTCCCGTGATTGACTTCGCCGGCGGCACCGTTGTCCACATCAACGCCGGCGTGGCCGGCCTGATCCTGGTTCTGATCATCGGTAACCGCAAGGGCTTCGGCAAGGACCCGAACCACCGCCCGCACAACGTCCCGTTCGTTATGCTCGGTGCCGCGATCCTCTGGTTCGGCTGGTTCGGCTTCAACGCCGGTGCCGCTGCCACGGTTGAGCAGGCTGGCCTGATCTGGATCAACACCCTCGCTGCCCCGGCGGCCGCAATGCTCGGCTGGCTCGCCGTCGAACGCTTCCGCGACGGTCACCCGACCTCCCTCGGCGCCGCATCGGGCGTCGTAGCCGGGCTCGTGGCCATCACCCCGGCCTGCGCCAACGTCTCCCCCCTCGGTGCGATTGCGCTCGGCGTCGTCGCCGGTGTCGCCTCCGCCCTGGCCGTCGGCCTGAAGTTCAAGTTCGGCTACGACGACTCGCTCGACGTCGTCGGTGTCCACCTTGTCTCGGGTGTTGTCGGCACCGTGGCGATCGGCTTCCTCGCCACCCCGACCCAGGGCACGGCAGGTCTCTTCTACGGCGGAGGCACCTCCCAGCTCGTCGCCCAGGCTCTCGCGGCGCTCCTGTCCATCATCTTCACCGCGGTGATGACCTTCATCATCGCCTTCCCGATCCACAAGACCATGGGCTTCCGGGTCTCCCAGGAGCAGGAAGTGGTTGGCGTGGACCTGAGCCTGCACGCAGAGACCGCCTACGAATTCGGTGTCGGCGGCCACGGCGGAAGCTTCCAGCCGCTGCATGAACTGATTACCGGCAAGCCGCAGGGCGAAGACGCCGGGGCCGCAGCTGGGGCCCCAGCCAACACAGCAGCCACAGCGGACGTCACCTCAAACGGCAAGAAGACCGCAGCAGCAGGTAAGGAAAGCGTGGGGGCATGA
- a CDS encoding MFS transporter — MTAPPRPATARARFFAAGGPGRAKLPRDIKVMLAAAFLIALGFGLVAPVLPQFATTFDVGATAAAVIVSIFALMRLVFAPAGGALIGRLGERPVYVAGLLIVAASTAACAFAQDYWQLLVFRGLGGAGSVMFTVASMALVIRLAPPESRGRVSGAYASAFLIGNVCGPIVGGMLAGFGLRIPFLAYAAALVLAAIVVQTQLSHVPGSSRLAGSSSPDMKLGEALGDGAYRAALFSSFANGWATFGVRMATVPLFAVAALGSGPGAAGLALAVFAAGNALALTFSGRLADSLGRRPMMISGLFVTGISTAAIGLTHNLGWFLVASAIAGIGSGLLSPAQQAAIADVIGRDRSGGRVLAVYQMTADIGAIIGPVLAGLLADRLGYGWAFAVTGGVLLASAAAWSLVREPMHRTSDTGAPPN; from the coding sequence ATGACGGCACCTCCCCGCCCTGCCACCGCCAGAGCCCGGTTTTTCGCCGCCGGCGGGCCCGGCCGTGCCAAGCTCCCCCGTGACATCAAGGTGATGCTCGCGGCAGCCTTCCTCATCGCACTGGGATTTGGCCTGGTGGCACCCGTTTTGCCGCAGTTCGCCACCACCTTTGATGTCGGTGCCACGGCAGCGGCAGTGATCGTCAGTATTTTTGCGCTGATGCGGCTCGTCTTTGCCCCTGCTGGCGGTGCGCTGATCGGGAGGCTCGGCGAGCGCCCGGTGTATGTGGCGGGGCTGCTGATTGTCGCGGCGTCGACGGCGGCTTGTGCCTTCGCCCAGGACTACTGGCAGCTGCTGGTGTTCCGCGGGCTCGGTGGTGCCGGTTCGGTGATGTTTACGGTGGCTTCGATGGCCCTGGTCATCAGGCTTGCTCCACCGGAAAGCCGCGGACGGGTCTCGGGGGCGTATGCATCCGCGTTTCTGATCGGCAATGTCTGCGGGCCGATCGTTGGCGGCATGCTGGCAGGATTCGGGCTGCGTATACCGTTTCTGGCGTATGCGGCCGCCCTTGTACTGGCGGCGATCGTGGTGCAGACCCAGCTCAGCCACGTTCCGGGTTCCTCGCGGCTGGCCGGTTCCTCGTCGCCCGATATGAAGCTCGGCGAAGCCCTGGGCGACGGCGCCTACCGCGCGGCGCTGTTCTCGAGTTTCGCCAACGGCTGGGCAACATTCGGTGTGCGGATGGCCACGGTCCCGCTCTTTGCCGTCGCCGCGCTGGGCTCCGGCCCTGGAGCCGCAGGCCTGGCGCTCGCCGTTTTTGCTGCCGGCAACGCCCTGGCCCTGACATTCTCCGGCCGGCTCGCGGATTCGCTCGGCCGCAGACCCATGATGATTTCGGGGCTGTTCGTCACCGGGATCTCCACGGCCGCGATCGGTCTGACGCACAACCTCGGCTGGTTCCTGGTGGCTTCGGCGATCGCCGGCATCGGCTCCGGGCTGCTCAGTCCTGCCCAGCAGGCCGCCATCGCCGACGTGATCGGGCGTGACAGGTCCGGGGGCCGAGTACTGGCGGTCTACCAGATGACGGCAGACATCGGTGCCATCATCGGTCCGGTGCTCGCCGGCCTTTTGGCGGACCGGCTTGGCTATGGCTGGGCGTTCGCCGTCACCGGTGGTGTTCTCCTGGCATCCGCCGCGGCCTGGTCGCTGGTGCGGGAGCCCATGCACCGGACATCAGACACGGGTGCCCCACCCAACTAG
- the ftsY gene encoding signal recognition particle-docking protein FtsY, which yields MNDILPIILSIVAALVVIGGLIPVLMKTRKNITRYPGTRDENDPAAPQGGGGTLTEDRPEAAPERKAPAAVDLEDLEDLEATEVPDDVAGLETIPVETPLPVAGRLTRLRERLVRSNNILGKGLLALLSRDTIDEDVWDEVEETLLLADLGTEPTMQLVDALRERVKVLGTRTPEHVKALLREELIKLVDPSMDRSLRIERHADKPAVMMVVGVNGVGKTTTVGKLARVLVAEDKDVLLGAADTFRAAAAEQLATWGQRVGVPTVKSDVDGADPASVAYEAVKAGIEQEVDVVMIDTAGRLQNKVGLMDELSKVKRVIEKLAEVDEVLLVLDATTGQNGLNQARVFSEVVNITGIVLTKLDGTAKGGIVVAIQKSLGVPVKLIGLGEGADDLAPFEAESFVDALLN from the coding sequence GTGAATGACATCCTCCCTATTATTCTGTCCATTGTTGCTGCCCTGGTGGTTATTGGCGGGCTGATCCCGGTCCTGATGAAGACCCGGAAGAACATCACCCGGTACCCCGGCACCAGGGATGAGAACGATCCCGCTGCCCCGCAGGGCGGCGGCGGAACGCTTACCGAGGACCGCCCGGAGGCGGCGCCGGAGCGTAAGGCGCCTGCCGCCGTCGACCTTGAAGATCTTGAAGATCTTGAGGCAACTGAAGTCCCCGACGACGTCGCTGGGCTGGAAACCATCCCGGTGGAAACCCCGCTGCCAGTTGCGGGGCGCCTTACCCGGCTGCGTGAACGCCTGGTCAGGTCCAACAACATCCTGGGCAAGGGATTGCTGGCGCTGCTGTCCAGGGACACCATCGACGAGGACGTCTGGGACGAAGTCGAGGAAACGCTGTTGCTCGCGGATCTGGGAACCGAACCCACCATGCAGCTGGTCGATGCGCTGCGCGAGCGGGTGAAGGTGCTCGGCACCAGGACCCCGGAGCACGTCAAGGCGCTACTCCGCGAAGAACTCATCAAGCTCGTTGACCCGTCCATGGACCGCAGCCTGCGCATTGAACGCCACGCTGACAAGCCCGCGGTCATGATGGTGGTCGGTGTCAACGGCGTGGGCAAGACCACCACTGTTGGCAAGCTGGCCCGTGTACTGGTGGCCGAGGACAAGGATGTCCTGCTCGGCGCCGCTGACACCTTCCGTGCGGCAGCCGCTGAACAGCTGGCCACATGGGGCCAGCGTGTGGGAGTTCCCACCGTGAAGTCCGACGTCGACGGTGCAGACCCGGCGTCGGTGGCCTATGAGGCGGTGAAGGCGGGCATCGAGCAGGAAGTCGACGTGGTGATGATCGATACCGCCGGCCGCCTGCAGAACAAGGTTGGCCTCATGGACGAACTCAGCAAGGTCAAGCGTGTGATCGAGAAGCTGGCCGAAGTCGATGAGGTGCTGCTGGTGCTGGATGCCACCACCGGCCAGAACGGACTCAACCAGGCACGGGTGTTCTCCGAGGTGGTCAACATCACCGGCATTGTGCTTACCAAACTGGACGGAACCGCTAAAGGCGGAATCGTCGTCGCCATTCAGAAGTCACTCGGTGTCCCGGTCAAACTGATCGGACTCGGCGAGGGTGCGGACGATCTTGCACCGTTCGAAGCCGAAAGCTTTGTCGACGCCCTGCTGAACTGA